The Eleutherodactylus coqui strain aEleCoq1 chromosome 10, aEleCoq1.hap1, whole genome shotgun sequence genome contains the following window.
tccaccagcctcagcagctctcctcggccaggttccacaaggaaggcgggcaccgtaccccctcggcatccgcccctgggtgccgctccctgaaccggtccatctgtgaacgagagagtgcgtcagccgctccgTTGTCACAACCTGGGACGTGCTTCGCAcgcaaataaatattactttgcaAACACCGCTataccacgtgtctcaacaacGCCAACACCGGCGGGGACGCCGAAGTTTGCTTATTTATGGTTTGCACCACCGCCGCATTGTCGGACCAGAAACAGATCTTCCGGTCCCGTAACTCTGGTTCCCATACTTCGATAGCCACCACCACCGGAAAGAATTCCAGCAACGTAATATTCTTCGTCCACTTTCTCGCTCTCCATAGCctaggccagggttccctgcaccaatggttattATAAATCACGCCGAAACCGCCCGATCCCGCCGCATTGGCGAACAAACTGATCGCCGGGCCTTCCACATCCTCCTTggggcataccacctgcccgttgaaagaatggaggaagaccctccatatgtgcaggtctgcTTTCATTCCTGCTGTCACCCGTATGAAATGATGCGGCTCGCGAACACCCACCGTCGCCAATGATAATCTCCTGGAAAAAACTCGACCCATTGGAATAACCTTGCAAGCGAAGTTCAATAAACCCAAGAGACTCTGCATCTGACGCAGTGTCGCTTTTTTGCATTGGGCCACGTCCCCCACCACTTGGCGCAGCTTCGCCACTTTTTCTACCGGTAGCCGTAAAACCATATTTACCGAATCAATCTCGATGCCTAAAAAGGTCAGGCACGTGACCGGGCCCGTCGTCTTTTCCGCCGACAGCGGGACCCCCGCTAAACGCATCAGCCTTTGAAAATTCGACAATAAAAACCCGCAATCCCCTGATGTCTCtgaaccgacgaacaaaaaatcgtccaggtaatgtattaccgatgcgatgcccgtttcataacgtaccatccattccaaaaatgaactaaacaattcgaaaaggtaacatgaaatggagcatcccatcggcaaacacatgtccacgaaaAACCTGTCCTCGATCCTGCAACCTAGCAAATGAAAGCAGTCCGGGTGGACCGCCAGAAGCCGGAACGCCGATTCTATGTCGGTTTTTGCTAACTGGGCAAATCTGCCCGCCGACCTCACTAAGCGTACCGCGCAGTCGAACGAAGTGTAAGCCACGGCTGCCTCTGCCTTCGAAATGCCGTCATTTACCGATCCACCGCTTGGGaacgataaatgatggatgagtCGAAACTTGCCGGATTCCTTTTTAGGCACAAGACCCAACGGGGACACCCGCAAGTTTTCGAATGGAGGGACATCAAAGGGCCCGGCCATACGGCCCAGCTCCACCTCCTTCATCACCTTCTCCGTCACTAACTCAATGTCGTCTCTTGCCGACTTTAAGTTAGGGCATAGCGTCGTAATTTGCTGATCATAGAAAGGTATTCTGAAGCCCTCCAAAAATCCAGctctaaggattcttgcttcctgtttcctgtggtatctgtctaaccacggatccaggaaTCGGCTTCTCACCGGCGTTCGCAGGGCCGCCGGCACCACCCACCGCGGGCGTTGCTCTTTGCTTGCGGAAACAGCGCACTGCCGCGTGCTGGCCCCCGCAAACCGAGCACTCGTGTCTAAACTTGCAGGTGGCGTAAAACCTGCAGTGGCCCTCGTTGTATAACCAACAAGAGCCGTTTGGTCTAGAGGAGGCCGCGGGCTGCTGGGATGTGCTCCCCGCGGCTGCCCCTGGAAAGGACGCCTTAGCCGGACGCTGCGCTAAAATCAGTTGTATCCACACATCAGTGGCTTTGGAGGCCCAACTGATGTGACTCTTTCCCGAAATCCGACGCCtaaagtcctcgtcatagcgccaccaggccGCACCCCCGTGCAGCCGATAAGCGCTATAGATGGTGTTTAAGTACACCATCATCTCCGGACCTTTTGCAGGCTGATGCTGGCACGTAACGTGTACCATTACCATATACGCCTGCAGCCAATTACCAAAAGTCTTCGCTATTTTAGGCTTCTTGTCAGATCCACGCTCTGAACTCCGCTCCTTATCGACCATTACGTGGTCCGccgaaagcaaggaccatatatctatGTAAACACCACTCTTAATCTTTTCCAGCACATCATCCGTCAAACCGACCCCCAGTGGGGCGACACCACAATACATTGAATCACCAAATTGCAAACCCGCTGACGGGTCAACATCCGAACCCGCTGCTGAGCTAACACCGGTACtacccacaggcgggcctgaaccccctggagcacaggacactaaaagcccttctttAGGTTCCATCCGGCTCAGCAGCGACCGCAACAAACCAACCACATCACTTCTCTCCGCAACCGCTGCGGGAGCCATAGCACATTTCAACACATCATAAATTTCGGACTCACCAGCTGgacggacctccggcgttgccaagggtgatgtccccgCTGTACCGCTCCCGCGGCTCCTGACCGATTCGTGTCTGAGCTGCTGATCTGTCGGATACAGCGCCCTTCCTCTGCTGTTGGACTGCGACATGCCAGGCTGTTCCCGCCTTGAGCGACTCTGATCGTGGTCCCGCCACCGTTGACGTTCCCGGTCCTCGCGATAGAGGGATAACTGCGGGTCCGACTGCCGAGGCTGTTCCACAAATCGCTGCGGTTCCTCTAGCCCGCTGCTGGTACTCGACTCGCGGGCCCTCTCCCTGCCGACGCGTGCCAATCCTGGCTGCTGCGCTCGCTCCCGCTCTAACCGctcctgcctctcctgcctggctcgcgccttctgcctctgccttgccccctggccctgcctcttggaGCTCCTACGCGGAGGCTGGGGTTGTGGATAGGTGTAATCTGCGTATTCAGCTGGTGGGGCAGTGTATCGGGGGTTAACATAACACCGCCGGTAGGAAACCGTTGGCTCGTAAGGGTCATGGTATGGCAGATGGCCCGACTGCTGCTGCCTCGCTACGGCCATATTCTGTGGAGGGGTTAATACGTGTCGGGGTGGCTGTTGCTGAGTGCGACTAATAGGCCTGCTGGCGGGAATGTACTGTCGCCTCCTTGCCCCTTTCTCCAGAACTATGTGGCCTTCTTCCTCTGAACTGGCTAGCTCCCCTATGGGCTCCCCTAAGctgctccccccctccctgctgctgccATACTCACTGCTGAAACTCTCTGGACTATGTGTAGGGGGATTGTATGTGGGCCTGCtggctgccttttcctttcccttcCCACTGCCCCTGCCCTCTCTATTCTTGCCTGTGCCTAAGCTGCTGCGCACCTCCCgcgctaccctcccccccccacgtgcTGTGCCGCCATCTTGCGAGGACGAGCGGCCTAACCGCGAGCTTCCCTGCCGCCCTTCGCTCAGCCTGAGCTCACCTGCCGCTGTGGTCCTGCGCCCGGATGCGCGCTCGTGCCTACGTCCGGAGCCTGTCCCAGCTGTAGCAACAAGTCCTCCGCCTTCAGTGTCCCCGAGGACTGCCGACCGTAGGGCCTGTGCTGCCGGTCTCCCTGTCGCGCGCCGAGGTACCGGCGCCCCTCCTCCGCTAGGGCTTCCGGACCCTCTCGGGCAATCGCCGACACGGCTGTCCCTTCGTCCTCCTCTCTTCctcgctgggctcgggctgagccttgcCGGCGGCTGCTTCCTTCGCCGCGGCCGACCTCGCGGAGCCTCTCCCTGGATGCCGCCGTCTTCTCCTGATGCCTGGCGAAGCTCCTCCTGCCCGGTGGTCGTTGCCTGGACCGTGGATGTCCGGCATGTTGCCAGCAGCTCCTCAAGCCACCGGGTCCCGTCCTTCTTCACCGCTTCCTTGATCAATCCCTGTAAGTCCTCCATAATTTGTAATCCACAGGTGTCTTTTCCTCTGGGCTGGCGCTGACGCGATCCTCTTCCTCCGCTGCACGCTTCTTCTCCCGATAGTCCCGCACTCTCTTCGCctccccggcctcttcttccacccgaTAAACCCGCTCTTTTCTCTTTCGCCGGCCAACTTCTTCCACCCGATAGTCCCGGTCCTTCTTTTCTTACGCCGGCCTCCTCTTCCACCCGATAATCctgttcttcctcctcttttttccGGCCGCCTCTTCACTCCGCTCCCCCGTTCTTtcgcaatttctcaagcttactcCTGTTATCCTCTAACGCTCCTTCTCGCACGCTGGCTACCACTCCTACTGATTTTTCCCGCTCCCGTCTCTTCCTGCCtatagctcctccccttccctctaacCGCTCACTATTCAAACTGTCTATCTCCTTcccgccccgcccccagtcccacgccgcctcattaaacattttgcggcatacaaagagttaagtaataataataataataatctttatttgtatagcgccaacatattccgcagcgcttacatagacaggggggaatacagaaagacaaaatacaaacattacagaaccacggttacatatagtaatcagttgatggaaacaataggggtgagggtcctgctccaacgagcttacatactacaagtaatggggtgatgcagagggtaaaggggctggagatgtgcacagtatggcgaggtggagagtgagcgatgctatacacatagacaatggtcagacatttagccgtgtgacggcagaaacggtgtgactgcaggagcggtttatgatggctagcagggattgcagtcagtaggtcagggagcatgttatcaggcggagtacagaggggtttgtttagggaatgcggtatgcctccctgaagaggtgcgtttttagagcacgcctgaagttctgcgagtcctggattgctcgggtagcctttggtagtgcgttccagaggaccggtgctgctctggagaagtcttggaggcgggaatgagaagttcgaattaaaggggcgctcagtctggtttcattagcagagcggagagcccgggctggttgatggattgagatgagggaggcgatatagggtggcgctgcactgtggagggctttgtggatgaaggtagcgagtttgaattgaattctgtatttaagtgaatggagaggggcgggggagcgtaaggagaagaaatctcctgcagcctccccgctgtgaggcaGCGATACTAGCTGCCCTTCAGgtgcacgagagctagtatgtgcggggacgagtgtcgggcatcgtttgcccgacactcgtctcgtctaaatgggcctttacgcttCCCTCGGAGTGCATTCACACGTGCAAGAGTGAGTTGCGCCCAACATTCTTGTGCGAGACTCGCTtgcaaatggaacatgctgcgacttttccatTTTGTGGCATCGCTGCAAGAGTAGAATTGCGCATGTAAATACGTTTCGCACAAAGCTTGCACggttttcttgcccatgtgaatgcacccttacacggTCATAAATTTGTTGAAACTGGTATCAGCAAATAAGGTGAGCTCAGACACAGGATAAAATCGCACCACAGTGTGTCCTGGCCATGAAGTGGCAGCACGTGTCCAGGCCAGGTGTCCGCAGCGCTCTGCTCATCTGGAATGTTCCTTCCTCCCAGTCTGCAAACACTGAGTCCTCCATCCACATCGTCTGTAGCCCTCACAACGCCGGAGGCCGCCCATTGCATAGGTGTCTAGATGGTTACgactccaccaatcacagcgacCCCGCCGTGTGGGAAAAAGTTTCTATCATGGATCCAAGAACCGCAGCATAATCCTTCTACACAGCGAGGAGGGGTCGCCGCAGGTTCATATCCATGACACTTTATCTCTGAATACATAGAGAAAGGGCGTTGACACTGAGCGGCGGGTATAAGGAGTCACATTGCGCCCAGCAGCAGAGAAGGCACACAGCTGCAGGTATACAGATACACAGCCGCCATCCATCGTCTTGTTTCCAGGATGTGGGCCGGACAGGATTACCACGCTCTGCGAACTCTATGCTTGCAGAAGGGGCAACTTTTTGAAGACCCCGTGTTTCCTCAGGACCTTTCTGACCCCAAGATTGAGTGGAAAAGACCGACTGTAAGTCTGGAAGGTCGGGGCCTTCCTCTTTAGACCACCCCTATTTGTTAGAAGGGCCCCCAACAATAATCTGAGCTGCAATCTCTAGTAGGGCGCCACCTGCCACATGTCATTATGGTACTGATCCCCTCATATAGGGGCTGAGGGCCCTTGTGTGCCCTATACGGCACCAGTTCTGCTAGCTTCACATCccatatagctccacccctgcccagCGGCAAGCAGGCGTTCAGTTTACCTGCAGCGCCTCCGCTGGAAAAATGGAGCACTGATGGCAGTGAGCTGGAGACACTTTGTACAGCCATTTCTACTCATTGATGGGGGTCCTGAATGGAAGGTTATTAGAAATCAGCCAACCCCCTGCATAGGGCACTCAGGGGTGATAGGAACATTGGGTTCTGTGCCCTTCACATGATTGCACAGATGAGATCACCTTCCCCGCAGAGCATGTGGGCATCAATAATCATCAATCATCTGTTCTCTTATTGTGCAGGAATTCTGCTCCAACCCAAAATTCATAGAGAGTGGATCCAGCAGCACGGACGTCTGCCAGGGGGAGCTTGGTAAGTGCGCCGGAGGAGCTCCACCTCCTGCATGCTTTCACCGCCCTGTTGGCGATCATGAGGTAGGAGTGGGTACTACAATTCATCAGTGTCATTTTGGTGGTGAAGGGTTGGGATAGAGGGACAGAGGGACCCCCAGATGGCGCAGACATGATCATGGTCCCCATTCACAAGTGGAAGGCGAGGGACTATGGGGGCCTGGCTCACTTCATATACGTAGAGGGGATTCTTAGCATAATTTTCTCTGGTGGGTCGGAGGTACCAGGTCTGACCCTGGATGTGGACACTGAGATGATATAACAGGGAGGTTGCCAGTAATGACCGCCCTTGTGTCTCCCCCAGGTGACTGTTGGCTACTCTCCACTCTCTCGGCTCTCACAGTCCACCCCTCTCTTTTCTCACGAGTTGTCCCCGCAGACCAGAGCTTCAGCCGCAGTGAAGGACACAGCGGAATCTTCCATTTTAACGTGAGATGAGACGTCCCAAATGCCGATGTACAGAGACAACAATGTCCCTCCGtgccgatagcaaccaatcacagcgcagctttcactttatcaCAGCAGTTTAAGAAACAATAGCTGACAAGGGCAGTTTTTCTTTCCTATGTAGACAGGGCTGCAGATTGTGATGCAGTCGGAGCAGGGGCTGCAGGCTGTGGTGTAGTCAGAGCAGTGGCTGCGGGCTGTAGTGTAGTCAGAGCAGGGGCCCCAGGCTGGGGGGTAGTCGGAGCAGGGGCCGCAGGCTGAGGTGTATTCGGAGCAGGGGCTGCAGGCTGGGGTGCATTCGGAGCAGGGGCCGCAGGCTGGGGTGCATTCGGAGCAGGGGCCGCAAGCAGGGGTGTAGTCGGAGCAGGGGCCGCAGGCTGTGGTGTAGTCGGAGCAGGGGCCGCAGGCTGTGGTGTAGTCGGAGCAGGGGCCGCAGGCTGTGGTGTAGTCGGAGCAGGGACCGCAGGCTGGGGTGTAGTCGGAGCAGGGGCCCCAGGCTGGGGTGCATTCGGAGCAGGGGCCGCAGGCTGGGGTGTAGTCAGAGCAGCGGCTGCAGGCTGTAGTGTAGTCAGAACAGGGGCCCCAGGCTGGGGTGCATTCGGAGCAGGGGCCGCAGGCTGGGGTGTAGTCAGAGCAGCGGCTGCAGGCTGTAGTGTAGTCAGAACAGGGGTGTAGTTGGAGCAGGGGCTGCAGGCTGGGGTGTAGTCGGAGCAGAGGCTGCAGGTCGATTGGGTAAACATACTGATAAGCTCCATTGTTCCCACAGTTATGGCAGTTTGGTGAATGGATGAATGTGGTGATTGATGACAAACTCCCAACCAAAAACGGGCAACTTATGTTCACGAAGAGCGACTCTCGGGAAGAACTATGGAGTGCGCTGCTGGAGAAAGCCTATGCCAAGTACGTTCATCCCTGCACTCCGCACAATGGTGGTATGGGCTGGAACACACTGCTGCCTACTGCAGGCTCTTTGCCCCTCACATCTAGCTGCGTCGTGTTGGTGGTTACAGCCACACTCTTCACTCCTTCCATGTTGTTCTCACAGGGTGTCTGGAGGTTATTCTGCGCTGCAGGGGGGAACCGTCGCTGAGGCGCTAGAAGATTTCACTGGTGGGATAGCGGAGAGCGTGTCTCTGAGTAGATACACCTCGGAGGAGGTCTGGGAGATGGTCACTGAAGCTGAGAGCAAGAAGTCCCTCATGGCGTGCTTCATTCAGGTGACTAGCGTCCTCCACTGTTTATCCTGAATATTGCAATGATCTAAGTGTCTGTCTGCTGGAAGGTTTCAGATCCCACTGACGTCGGACGTGTGGATGAGGACGGCTTGGTGTTGGGACATGCATACTCGGTTTTAGGAGCCAAGGAGGTGAGTGCAGAAATTACACTACGGGCCACAATGGGTCAGTGAGATCAGATAGTCCCTGAGGAATCCCTCATCCCACAAAGGAGACGATGACTGGGACGAGTTTGCTGTAGGACATCTGACATACGGGGCTGGTCACTGGGTTTTAGCTTGGCATCCCATATATCACACCTGTAACTGGATGTGATAGTGACTTCATTCACTCATTATTCTCATTACTGATTCCTCCTCCAGGTGACGCTCGGCTCCGGGAAGGTCACACTAATCAGGCTGAGGAATCCCTGGGGCTTCACTGAGTATACCGGCCCCTGGAGTGACAAGTGAGTGGGAACGTCTGAGGATCTGCTCAGGAGGCAATTGCTTACAATAAGGAGTCTCTTACTCCCTGTGGATTGGGGTTCAGGACAAGGATGGCGCTCCACCTGGGTGTTGGGTTGTTGCATTGCTCCGATCATCGGCTCATTACTCCCGTGATTCTCTTCTAGATCCTTGGAGTGGAAGTCGGTGTCGGATGTGgaacagaaagcgctgaacctgcagaaagaagacggcgaATTCTGGTAACGTCTTTTATCCTGTTGTCTACAGTAATGTACTGCTTGGTGGAGCGGAGCAGCAGCAAAGTACAGGAGTTTGAGGTGGTGACAGCATAGCAAGCACCCCAATGTCTTCATCCCCTTCCCCTTGTATTTCAGCACCTGCAGGAAGCTCCTCAGCATGCTCCCCAAATTGTGTTGAAGCCTGGATTTTAGGCAAAGCCTCACAGGTTGTGGCTGCTTCATGTGTAGCACCAGTGTCGGGTCCAGGCGGAGGCCTTATTAGGTAGATCCAATAAACGGGGGAAGATGCAGCTGGATGCATGTATACAATACTGCGCAAAAGTTTTACACAAGTGTGGAAAACATGCTGCACAGTCAGAATGCTTCAAAAATAGAAGTccttatagtttatttttgttaattaacaaaatgcaaaaaggatgaacaaaagagaaatgtaaattacATCAATATCTGGTGTGACGCCTCTTACCTTCACACCAGCATTAGTTTTTAAAGGTTAATTGCACACAGTTCTTGatggaactcagcagggaggttgttccagacatcttggagaactaagcacagatcttctgtagatgtcggctcgctcatcttcttctgtgtcttaatgtaatcccagacagctGCCACTATGgaagtcaccattactactggggccaccattggggacactgttactatttgggcaactatggaggggtcactattactactggggccactataggggacactgttactatttgggccactagGGGATTTCTTTACAACTCAAATTGAGTTAGACTCCCCCCACCTATTCTAGATTGTGAGACCCATGAGGCCTGGGGCTTATCATGTTTTGTTGGTGGGGCTTGGGGGTCACCATGCTCTGGATAGTGGACCCCTGATCTACGTAGCAGTGGAACAGTAAAACTGGCTCTGTGACTGACCCAGTGTGCTCTCTGTGCAGGATGCTCTGTGAGGACTTCTGCAGCCTCTTTTCGTGGGTTGTCATTTGCGCAAGCAACATGGAGTCACCGCAGTATAAGCTCACTGAACTACGTGGTCGCTGGGAGCGTGGGGTCAGTGCAGGAGGAGGACGCAGACTGAGTGAGTAAAACACTGCGCACATAGATGCAATTAATGTACCAGTCAGAAACCTCACTGGCTGAACAATAGCACCCCTTCCTCCTGTAGCTGAGATTACATGCAGTGGAGCCATGTTGGAAGTATCCTACCGATTCCAGTTCTTTACTTCTATCTGCTGTACATGCTGTGTGGGTGGGCTCTTCCTGGTGTGATGTCAGAGCTGTGCTTTGTGCCAATTAGCTGGCTCCTCCCCATTGACAGCATGAGTCTGTCTCACATAAAGTaaatctgcagctgcatccccctcctctccaTCTTCTATTTACTGTATTACTCTAGATGTTTTTTTGGTGACTGAGGAGGTTCCTGAACATGTACAGCCAGGAGGGGGGATAGAGGATGCATATATTACAGTCTCATATATTCACATGACTAATGGAAACCATCTGATGAGACGGATGCATTGATGAGATGTACGTTGTGTAGAGCTTCTCCAGCATCACCATCATAGTCACTGACAACCCTACCTCCCCACAGAGgttatataaaaagctgtataatCTGGAATTTATACTTTATTTAGAATCTTTCTTCACCAACCCACAATTCCGGTTCCGCGTGGGCGTTGCTTCAGAGGTGGTGTCTGACTCTGAATCGGGGACTGAAGAGCGCTGGACGATGTTACTGGAGCTACTGCAGACGGACAGAAGAGCCACAAAACTCCACATTGCATGTCACCTGTACAGGGCAAGTACCACTCATCTGCTCCTACCATTATATATGGCTGGGGGGTAACTACAACACTGTGACTCAGGCCACAGAGCAGTGGCCGTCTATGTGTAGTATCTGATACATCTACCCTTGTGTGGGATAAAAAGGAAGGAGCTGTGTTATAGGGCCCATGAGTCTCTCCGGCATCATAAATCCAATAATAGGGCATAAAACATGCATCAGATTTACAGCCCGCGGCCTCCATGACTTCCTAGAGTTTTACTTCCTTTGTCTGCTGTTCTTCTGCATCTAAAAGGTTGTTTTCTTTCCTAGGTTCCTGAAGATCTGGTGAGACTCTACACCGCAGTCATCGTCCTCCTAGCCCCACCAGTGTGACATATTGTGCAAACAGGGGCCCTAGAAGATGCTCGGGCCTTATTTTTCCACAACCCATGAGGGGTCTTGGTGCAGCCTCATTACACATCAGGGAGGCCGAGTACACACAATCATCCCGTAGTATGTAGatccagaagaagaaaaaagcagCTTCCCGTCCCTGAGAATGGAATCAGAAGGAAAGGCCACACCAACCACTCAGATCccagaaaggcaaaaaaaccttGAAACCACATAATTTACAGTTCTGTAGTATGAGAGCCCATCCTCAGTGCTCTGTGGTTGTCCAGGGGGATGAAGGGTTTTATTAATCCTAGTAATCTGTTCATATAATCCATATCTTAGGTTTCTCGTCCACGTCTCGATCGCGGATTCTTTACAAGGAATCGCCCTGTGTCTGACACAGGTGACCCACAAAACAGCCGTGGGGTGACGATGAAGGCATCTCTGAGCCCAGGAGAATATGTTATTGTACCATCCACATACGACGCCAACCAGGAGGGAAACTTTTATATCAGAGTATATTGTGAGAAAGCAACAGACAACAGGTACGTCACCTGCAGTGATGAGTCAAAGGTAGAGAAGCCACTGGTCACAACATGGTCAATCATGGAGGCAGCTGATTACCTCTTGGTGGTAGGACTTGGTCATGGAGGCAGTTGATTACCTCTAGATGATGGGACTTGGTCCTGCAGGCAGTTGTATACTTCTTGGTGATACTTTCATACTTCATGGAGGCAAGTTGCTCACCTCTTGGTGGAGAAATTTGGTCATGGAGGCAGCTGGTTTTCTCTAGGTGATGGGACTTCATCATGGAGGCAGCTGGTTATCTGTAGGTGATGGGACTTCATCATGGAGGCAGCTGGTTATCTGTAGGTAATGGGACTTCATCATGGAGGCAGCTGGTTATCTGTAGTTATCTCTAGGTGATGGGACGTCATCGTGGAGGCAGCTGGTTATCTCTAGGTGATGGGACATCATCATGGAGGCAGCTGGTTATCTCTAGGTGATGGGACGTCATCATGGAGGAAGCTGGTTATCTCTAGGTGATGGGACGTCATCATGGAGGCAGCTGGTTATCTCTAGGTGATGGGCAGCTGGTCACCTCTTGGTGGTGGGACCCACTTGATATAAAAAGCCCTTGTCCAAATACTTTGTATTTGCTTTATCAGAGTGCTGCTGCTTGTTGGATCACTGGAGCGTATTAACATAGAATGGTGTTTCACAAGCTGCTCTAAGTAAAGTTTGTGCAGGTTAAGTAAGTGTGACAAGTGTATTAAGAGGCTCAAGCATCTCCGTGCACCAGGCTGAAATCTACACCAGGTATGAAGTGACGTAGGTTCCAACTATAAATTACACCACTTTCTGGCATACGTTATAGCACAATT
Protein-coding sequences here:
- the LOC136580715 gene encoding calpain-1 catalytic subunit-like, which encodes MWAGQDYHALRTLCLQKGQLFEDPVFPQDLSDPKIEWKRPTEFCSNPKFIESGSSSTDVCQGELGDCWLLSTLSALTVHPSLFSRVVPADQSFSRSEGHSGIFHFNLWQFGEWMNVVIDDKLPTKNGQLMFTKSDSREELWSALLEKAYAKVSGGYSALQGGTVAEALEDFTGGIAESVSLSRYTSEEVWEMVTEAESKKSLMACFIQVSDPTDVGRVDEDGLVLGHAYSVLGAKEVTLGSGKVTLIRLRNPWGFTEYTGPWSDKSLEWKSVSDVEQKALNLQKEDGEFWMLCEDFCSLFSWVVICASNMESPQYKLTELRGRWERGVSAGGGRRLKSFFTNPQFRFRVGVASEVVSDSESGTEERWTMLLELLQTDRRATKLHIACHLYRVPEDLVSRPRLDRGFFTRNRPVSDTGDPQNSRGVTMKASLSPGEYVIVPSTYDANQEGNFYIRVYCEKATDNRIN